In Sedimentibacter sp. MB31-C6, one genomic interval encodes:
- a CDS encoding FeoA family protein: MNMISSKIILPVNKSKERCASEMANLAKVQNNREYTIKAIKTNDEELKNFLFTLGCYEGETVTVLSVLSENFVISIKDARYSLDKNLAEAIIV; the protein is encoded by the coding sequence AACATGATTAGTAGTAAAATAATATTACCAGTCAATAAAAGTAAGGAAAGGTGTGCTAGTGAAATGGCAAATTTGGCAAAGGTACAGAATAACAGAGAGTACACGATTAAAGCAATTAAGACCAATGATGAAGAGCTTAAAAATTTTCTATTTACATTAGGATGTTATGAGGGTGAAACAGTGACAGTACTGTCAGTACTTAGTGAAAATTTTGTTATTTCTATAAAGGATGCAAGATATAGTCTTGATAAGAATTTAGCTGAAGCAATCATTGTGTAA
- the feoB gene encoding ferrous iron transporter B, with protein sequence MKVALTGNPNSGKTTLFNAITGKVEHVGNWAGVTVEKKEGKIKKSLNRGNSEIIAVDLPGAYSMSPFTSEENITSDFVKNEKPDVIINIVDATNLSRSLFFTTQLLELGIPVVVALNKSDLSKKKGIVINVAALSEKLKCPVVETISTAGSKNGLKDLISAAENAKGKKQQAPFDGLGVNMADKNSVEASDKKRFELVKVIIAEVENRKISSNRQTIQDAVDRVLAHKWFGIPIFAVVMWTVFSISQTHLGPLLADTFVGWIDGFNGWVAELLGEGVSPVLSAILLDGILGGVGAVVGFLPLIMVLFFLLALLEDCGYMARVAVVMDRFFKKVGLSGKSIIPMIIGTGCAIPGIMATRTIKNERQRRTTAMLTPFMPCGAKLPVIALFAGVFFNDAAWVGTTMYFLGIALIIIGALIVVRITGEKNARSFFIMELPEYKFPSIKRATLEMLSRAKAFIVKAGTIILLCNAAVQIMQTFDWKFQVVAEGAEGTSILASIASPFAVLLIPLGFGVWQLAAAAVTGFIAKENVVGTLAVVYSITNFIDTEELALVNGATDVAGVMGLTSAAALAYLMFNLFTPPCFAAIGAMNAEMESKKWLWGGIAFQLGIGYTVAFITYQIGTLLTTGALGSGFLPGLIAIIAMIGYVVYLTRKGEQKASAKEALSA encoded by the coding sequence ATGAAAGTAGCATTAACGGGCAATCCAAACAGTGGAAAAACAACATTGTTCAATGCAATAACAGGAAAGGTTGAACATGTGGGAAACTGGGCGGGCGTAACAGTTGAGAAAAAGGAAGGGAAAATCAAAAAAAGTCTTAATAGAGGAAATTCTGAGATTATTGCAGTAGACCTTCCTGGAGCATATTCCATGTCACCTTTCACATCCGAGGAAAATATCACGAGTGACTTTGTTAAAAATGAAAAACCTGATGTTATTATTAACATCGTTGATGCCACAAACTTAAGCAGAAGCTTGTTTTTTACAACTCAACTTCTGGAGCTAGGGATACCGGTTGTTGTTGCCCTTAACAAGAGTGATTTAAGCAAGAAAAAAGGGATAGTTATCAATGTAGCGGCTTTGTCAGAAAAACTTAAATGTCCCGTTGTTGAAACAATATCTACTGCCGGAAGTAAAAACGGTTTGAAGGACCTTATATCTGCTGCTGAAAATGCTAAGGGCAAGAAGCAGCAAGCGCCCTTTGATGGCTTAGGGGTTAATATGGCAGATAAAAATTCAGTTGAAGCATCTGATAAAAAACGGTTTGAACTTGTGAAAGTTATTATTGCAGAGGTTGAAAACAGAAAAATAAGTAGCAATCGTCAAACGATTCAAGATGCAGTTGATAGGGTTTTAGCACATAAATGGTTTGGAATTCCGATTTTTGCAGTAGTAATGTGGACAGTATTTTCTATTTCTCAAACTCATTTAGGACCGCTTTTAGCTGACACATTTGTTGGTTGGATAGATGGATTCAATGGCTGGGTTGCAGAATTACTTGGAGAAGGAGTATCTCCTGTTCTTAGCGCCATTCTTTTAGATGGTATATTAGGAGGGGTTGGAGCTGTTGTAGGCTTCCTTCCGCTGATCATGGTGTTGTTCTTCCTGCTGGCATTGCTTGAAGATTGCGGATATATGGCACGTGTTGCTGTTGTTATGGATAGATTTTTTAAGAAAGTTGGATTATCAGGTAAATCAATTATTCCAATGATTATTGGTACAGGATGTGCTATTCCGGGAATTATGGCAACGAGAACAATTAAAAATGAAAGACAAAGAAGGACAACTGCAATGCTTACACCTTTTATGCCATGCGGAGCAAAATTACCTGTCATTGCTCTTTTTGCAGGTGTGTTCTTTAATGATGCGGCTTGGGTGGGAACAACAATGTATTTTTTAGGTATTGCGCTCATTATAATAGGAGCTTTAATTGTAGTAAGAATTACTGGAGAGAAAAATGCAAGATCATTCTTCATTATGGAGCTGCCGGAATATAAATTTCCAAGTATTAAGAGAGCTACATTAGAAATGCTTTCTAGAGCAAAAGCATTTATTGTTAAAGCGGGGACTATTATTCTTCTTTGTAATGCTGCAGTGCAAATCATGCAAACATTCGATTGGAAATTTCAAGTAGTTGCTGAAGGCGCAGAGGGTACTAGTATTCTGGCCAGTATTGCATCACCATTTGCTGTTCTATTAATACCTTTAGGATTTGGTGTATGGCAGTTGGCTGCAGCAGCGGTTACTGGTTTTATTGCTAAAGAGAATGTAGTTGGTACATTGGCTGTTGTATACTCAATCACAAACTTCATTGATACGGAAGAACTTGCTTTAGTTAATGGAGCGACTGATGTTGCAGGAGTAATGGGATTAACCTCGGCAGCTGCATTGGCATATTTGATGTTTAACTTATTTACACCACCGTGTTTTGCAGCTATTGGTGCCATGAATGCCGAGATGGAGAGTAAAAAGTGGCTTTGGGGCGGAATTGCATTTCAATTAGGTATAGGGTATACAGTTGCATTTATTACTTATCAGATAGGAACTTTACTAACAACAGGTGCTTTGGGGAGTGGCTTCTTGCCAGGTTTAATTGCTATAATCGCAATGATTGGCTATGTTGTTTATCTTACAAGAAAAGGTGAACAAAAAGCATCTGCAAAAGAAGCATTAAGTGCTTAG
- a CDS encoding FeoB-associated Cys-rich membrane protein has product MGNLIITIIILAIVASAIAKIVIEKRKGAKCIGCPYSQTGESHCGCNNSSEKSKG; this is encoded by the coding sequence ATGGGCAATTTAATTATCACCATCATTATTTTAGCAATCGTAGCGTCTGCAATTGCTAAAATTGTTATTGAAAAGCGAAAAGGAGCCAAGTGTATTGGTTGTCCTTACAGTCAAACAGGCGAAAGTCATTGTGGTTGCAACAATTCCAGTGAAAAATCAAAAGGATGA
- a CDS encoding Fur family transcriptional regulator, producing the protein MKNNSYKLTGQRIAVLEVLAENSGEHLNADVILQIVLSKGHRIGMATVYRTLTLLKRLKFITIIYLNDGCIRYKLSDPNSKYEHYYLICECCGNVLDIEGDLLDSLEKQLFLKNRFRVSNHRVKHFGICEKCMDEQY; encoded by the coding sequence TTGAAAAACAATAGCTATAAGCTTACAGGTCAAAGGATAGCCGTATTGGAGGTGCTTGCTGAGAACAGCGGCGAGCACCTTAATGCGGATGTAATTTTACAGATTGTTTTATCAAAAGGACACCGCATAGGCATGGCTACGGTATACAGGACGCTGACACTGCTTAAAAGGTTGAAGTTTATTACAATAATCTACTTGAATGACGGCTGCATAAGGTATAAGCTGTCAGACCCCAATTCAAAGTATGAGCACTATTATCTGATATGTGAATGCTGTGGCAACGTTTTGGATATAGAGGGGGATTTGTTGGACTCCCTGGAAAAGCAGCTGTTTTTAAAAAACAGGTTTCGTGTTAGCAATCATAGAGTGAAGCATTTTGGAATCTGTGAAAAATGCATGGATGAGCAATACTAA
- a CDS encoding DUF2325 domain-containing protein, with translation MSIVLVDGHERMRDDYKAIGDKHGHKIKVFTQMPTRFNKSIGQSDAIGLFFWGFLGTVLFSVFGEVTSRKLPLLFMLRML, from the coding sequence TTGAGTATTGTACTGGTAGACGGACATGAGCGAATGAGGGATGATTATAAGGCCATTGGAGACAAGCATGGGCATAAAATAAAAGTCTTTACACAGATGCCGACCAGATTTAATAAGAGTATTGGGCAATCTGATGCTATTGGACTTTTTTTTTGGGGTTTTTTGGGGACGGTTCTTTTTTCCGTTTTTGGGGAAGTTACGTCCCGTAAATTACCATTGTTATTTATGCTAAGGATGTTATAA
- a CDS encoding GNAT family N-acetyltransferase, translated as MDYKVDEMRASDWTKVAEIYMEGIKTKIATFQSTIPSWEDWNKGHCETCRLVARDGDTILGWAALSPYSSRCVYAGVAEVSIYIGEQYQGQKVGTALLEKLIEISEENGFWTLQSGIIKENISSLNLHKKCGFREVGYRERLGKMDNGKWHDVVLVERRSKIV; from the coding sequence ATGGATTATAAAGTAGACGAGATGAGAGCATCAGATTGGACGAAGGTTGCAGAAATTTACATGGAAGGAATAAAGACGAAAATAGCTACCTTTCAAAGTACGATACCAAGTTGGGAAGATTGGAATAAAGGACATTGCGAAACCTGTCGCCTAGTAGCTAGAGACGGTGATACTATTTTAGGGTGGGCAGCTTTATCTCCTTATTCTAGTCGCTGTGTTTATGCCGGGGTTGCAGAAGTAAGCATCTATATCGGTGAGCAATATCAAGGTCAAAAAGTTGGTACAGCATTACTGGAAAAATTAATTGAAATCTCTGAAGAAAACGGGTTTTGGACATTACAATCAGGGATTATTAAAGAGAACATTTCAAGCTTAAATCTACATAAAAAATGTGGTTTTAGGGAAGTCGGTTATAGAGAAAGACTAGGTAAAATGGATAACGGAAAATGGCATGATGTAGTATTAGTTGAACGAAGAAGTAAAATCGTATGA
- a CDS encoding NAD(P)-binding domain-containing protein, with protein MINNTIKIAILGFGNVGQAFAKLLIEKEREIFEKFNLSISVVAISTRTDSLRSI; from the coding sequence ATGATTAATAATACCATTAAAATAGCTATATTAGGATTTGGAAATGTTGGTCAGGCATTTGCAAAGTTGTTGATTGAAAAAGAAAGAGAAATATTTGAAAAATTTAATTTGAGTATTAGTGTAGTAGCAATTTCAACTAGAACAGACAGCTTACGGAGTATTTAG
- a CDS encoding DUF4256 domain-containing protein — protein MTNEDKTRNKKVLSPEEHEKLISTLKARFEKNMYLHKSLEWDKVQAKLEANTEKLWSLNEMERTGGEPDVIGYDENADEYIFYDCSAESPKWRRSVCYDREALESRKEHKPENNAIDMASDMGIELLTEEQYRKLQRLGKFDTKTSSWVKTPENIRKLGGAIFCDRRYDTVFVYHNGAESYYGARGFRGLLRV, from the coding sequence ATGACAAATGAAGATAAAACTAGAAATAAAAAAGTGTTGTCACCAGAAGAACATGAGAAATTAATTAGTACATTAAAAGCACGTTTTGAGAAAAATATGTACCTCCACAAAAGTCTCGAGTGGGATAAAGTACAAGCTAAACTGGAAGCTAATACTGAAAAACTATGGTCACTCAATGAAATGGAAAGAACTGGTGGCGAACCAGATGTAATTGGTTATGATGAAAATGCTGATGAATACATTTTTTATGATTGTTCAGCGGAAAGTCCTAAATGGCGCAGAAGTGTTTGTTACGACCGTGAAGCACTTGAGTCAAGAAAAGAACATAAGCCGGAAAATAATGCTATTGATATGGCTTCTGACATGGGTATTGAACTTTTAACTGAAGAACAATATCGGAAGCTGCAGAGACTAGGAAAATTTGATACGAAAACTTCTAGCTGGGTGAAGACGCCTGAAAATATTAGAAAACTTGGTGGAGCAATCTTTTGTGATCGTCGTTATGACACGGTCTTTGTATACCATAATGGAGCAGAATCTTATTATGGTGCTAGAGGTTTCAGAGGATTATTAAGAGTATAA
- a CDS encoding N-acetyltransferase, whose translation MIRNFINSDLDSVMKLWLKTNIEAHGFIDKNYWHSNYETVKKMLPDATILVYEDKGIILGFVGLMNSYIAGIFIDSDNQSKGIGRLLLECAKERNSELSLSVYKKNDRAVNFYLKEGFVPINEQIDENTNETEINMQWKK comes from the coding sequence ATGATTAGAAATTTTATAAATTCCGATTTAGATAGCGTTATGAAATTGTGGCTTAAAACCAACATAGAGGCACATGGCTTTATAGATAAAAATTATTGGCATAGTAACTATGAAACAGTAAAAAAAATGCTGCCAGATGCTACAATATTAGTTTATGAAGATAAAGGTATAATTCTAGGATTTGTGGGATTGATGAATAGTTATATCGCTGGAATATTTATAGATTCAGATAATCAATCCAAAGGAATAGGTAGATTATTGCTTGAATGTGCGAAAGAAAGAAATTCTGAGTTATCATTAAGTGTATATAAAAAGAATGATCGTGCAGTTAATTTTTATTTGAAAGAAGGATTTGTTCCTATTAATGAACAAATAGATGAAAATACAAATGAAACTGAAATAAATATGCAGTGGAAAAAATAA
- a CDS encoding CPBP family intramembrane glutamic endopeptidase, giving the protein MNKEKKNIIITIIIIFACISMYVIETYFKLEYILKSMYKIILFAVLPLIYCAFDKDIKLKEYFIVKDKRQIFISIALGLGVYLFILVGYYVLKGFIDLDNIALQLQNNLNVNKDNFVFVALYISFINSMLEELFFRGFGFLTLNRSSSRIYSYVISALSFSIYHVSILANWFNVIIYVAFIAGLFVTGLFFNWLNEKYSNIYNSWIVHMCANLSINTIGFIMFGII; this is encoded by the coding sequence ATGAACAAGGAAAAGAAGAACATAATAATAACAATTATCATTATATTTGCATGTATATCTATGTATGTAATAGAAACATATTTTAAGTTAGAATACATTCTAAAATCAATGTATAAAATAATCTTATTTGCAGTACTTCCTTTAATTTACTGTGCATTTGATAAAGATATTAAATTAAAAGAATATTTTATTGTTAAAGATAAAAGACAAATATTTATTTCAATTGCATTAGGGTTGGGAGTGTATTTGTTTATATTAGTGGGGTATTACGTTCTTAAGGGATTTATTGATTTAGATAATATTGCATTACAGTTGCAGAACAATTTAAATGTAAACAAGGATAATTTTGTTTTTGTTGCTCTTTATATTTCTTTTATAAATTCAATGCTTGAAGAGTTGTTTTTTAGAGGATTTGGATTTTTAACATTAAATAGAAGTTCGTCAAGGATATATTCATATGTAATAAGTGCATTATCATTTTCGATTTATCATGTATCTATATTGGCAAATTGGTTTAATGTAATAATATATGTAGCATTTATAGCTGGATTGTTTGTAACAGGTTTATTTTTTAATTGGCTTAATGAAAAATATAGTAATATATATAATTCATGGATAGTCCATATGTGTGCCAATCTATCTATTAACACCATAGGCTTCATCATGTTTGGTATAATATAA
- the uvsE gene encoding UV DNA damage repair endonuclease UvsE: MRIGYACKTLGVLNTDMKSCILKNASKERIIELTKHNLAALNNMIDYNIENNIKLFRISSDLIPFGSSAVNNIKWWEIFSEEMKFIGNKIKKSNMRVSVHPGQYTVLNSNKINVVQKAVEELVYHTRILDSLNINYAHKVVLHIGGAYDNKRLSIERFIENYKLLPDNVKRRLVIENDDKIYNIKEVLDIGLKLNIPVIFDNLHNKINSPEQKMRELYWIEQCKVTWKKEDGNQKIHYSQQAEHKKIGSHSDFISINQFINFYEMLSRNDIDIMLEVKDKNLSCVKCINCTTKELKINELEEEYRKYKYTILERSHFTYEKLIELLKDKEELSAISFYNLIENGLKNEGDSNSFINAATHVWDNLKSDATEKEKVNFFKYLERYKNQNTGIRTVKNYLKKLAVKYDHNYLLNSLYFYI, encoded by the coding sequence ATGAGAATTGGATATGCATGCAAGACATTAGGTGTATTAAATACTGATATGAAAAGTTGCATTTTAAAAAACGCAAGCAAAGAGAGAATTATAGAATTAACAAAACACAATTTAGCTGCTCTTAACAATATGATTGATTATAACATTGAAAACAATATAAAACTATTCAGAATTAGCTCAGATTTGATACCATTTGGCTCTAGTGCAGTTAACAATATAAAATGGTGGGAAATTTTTTCTGAAGAAATGAAATTTATTGGAAATAAGATTAAAAAAAGCAACATGCGCGTATCTGTGCATCCAGGTCAGTACACTGTTTTGAATTCTAACAAAATAAATGTTGTACAGAAAGCTGTTGAAGAATTAGTGTATCATACTAGAATTCTTGATAGTCTTAATATAAATTATGCGCACAAAGTAGTACTTCATATTGGCGGTGCTTATGATAATAAAAGGTTATCGATTGAAAGATTTATTGAAAATTACAAACTACTTCCTGATAATGTTAAAAGGCGTTTAGTAATAGAAAATGATGATAAAATATATAACATCAAAGAAGTTCTTGATATAGGATTAAAACTTAATATTCCGGTTATATTTGATAATCTGCATAACAAGATTAATTCTCCTGAACAAAAAATGAGAGAATTATATTGGATAGAACAGTGCAAAGTAACATGGAAAAAGGAAGATGGAAATCAAAAAATACATTACTCACAGCAGGCTGAACATAAGAAGATAGGTTCTCATTCAGATTTTATAAGTATTAATCAATTCATCAACTTTTATGAAATGCTCAGTAGAAATGATATTGATATAATGCTTGAGGTTAAGGACAAAAATCTTTCCTGCGTCAAATGTATAAATTGCACAACTAAAGAGTTGAAAATAAATGAATTAGAAGAGGAATATAGAAAATACAAGTATACAATACTTGAAAGATCACACTTCACATACGAAAAACTTATTGAATTATTGAAGGATAAAGAGGAACTTTCTGCAATATCTTTTTATAATCTTATAGAAAATGGACTTAAAAATGAAGGTGACTCTAATAGCTTTATAAATGCCGCAACGCATGTATGGGATAATTTAAAAAGTGATGCAACAGAAAAGGAAAAAGTCAATTTTTTTAAATATTTAGAAAGATATAAGAATCAAAATACAGGAATTAGAACAGTTAAAAATTATCTTAAAAAATTGGCTGTAAAATACGACCATAATTATCTATTGAATTCACTTTATTTTTATATATAG